Proteins encoded in a region of the Pedosphaera parvula Ellin514 genome:
- a CDS encoding VOC family protein, translating into MPQLPSIDPRVRIGHVHLKVSDLERSLKFYRDILGFNVTQRIGNSAAFISAGGYHHHIGLNTWESRGGSPPPPGTTGLFHLAILYPERPLLADALRRLVTAGIPLEGASDHGVSEALYLRDPDDNGVELYWDKPESLWPRAADGSIAMHTHPLDLQNLLSTLNK; encoded by the coding sequence ATGCCCCAGCTTCCATCCATCGATCCGCGCGTCCGCATCGGCCATGTTCATTTAAAAGTCTCCGACCTCGAACGCTCACTTAAATTTTATCGCGATATCCTCGGCTTCAACGTCACCCAGCGCATAGGCAACTCAGCCGCCTTCATCAGCGCGGGGGGATACCATCATCACATCGGGTTGAACACCTGGGAAAGTCGCGGCGGATCACCTCCGCCTCCCGGCACCACCGGCCTCTTTCACCTCGCCATTCTCTACCCGGAACGTCCTCTGCTCGCCGATGCCCTCCGCCGCCTTGTCACCGCCGGAATCCCGCTCGAAGGCGCATCCGATCACGGTGTGAGCGAAGCCTTATATCTCCGCGATCCCGATGACAACGGCGTCGAACTCTACTGGGACAAGCCCGAATCCCTCTGGCCTCGCGCCGCCGATGGCTCCATCGCCATGCACACTCATCCCCTCGACCTGCAGAACCTGCTCTCCACGCTGAATAAATAA
- a CDS encoding tetratricopeptide repeat protein: MKSKIYVPILIFLTVLVAGVAGGMMTVRFIRNSQPIEKRIYPLLKEKRYDQAVKELTREIENNPKDEWAYACRAYVFSEMTNYDKALSDYTAAIALNPHNCTNYFRRAYVYLRKGDWTNEISDFNKCIQEDPEYFTAYVDRGLVYAERKEFDHAMDDFNEALRLKPRSAMVYAYRAGIYAARTNYDDALKDCNTAVKLSPRWSMPYNRRGALYSTMGRDDEALKDFRVALQFGKRDEESCNNLAWLLATSQDAAIRNGQEAVDLAKRACELTKWQENRTLDTLASAYAECGDFEKAVKYQKQALATKDIPKESLKVEEGRLVLYEKHEPYRRDPKKSGND; this comes from the coding sequence ATGAAATCCAAAATATACGTACCGATATTGATATTTCTGACGGTGCTGGTAGCCGGTGTGGCTGGCGGAATGATGACGGTGAGGTTTATCAGAAATTCGCAACCGATAGAGAAGCGGATTTACCCGCTTTTGAAGGAAAAGAGATACGACCAGGCGGTGAAAGAGTTAACCAGGGAGATTGAGAACAATCCAAAGGACGAATGGGCCTATGCTTGTCGGGCGTATGTGTTTTCCGAGATGACAAATTACGACAAAGCCCTCAGTGATTATACGGCGGCGATTGCGCTCAATCCCCACAACTGCACCAACTATTTTCGGCGCGCCTACGTTTACCTCCGGAAAGGGGATTGGACCAACGAGATTAGTGATTTCAACAAGTGCATTCAGGAAGATCCGGAGTATTTCACGGCCTACGTCGATCGCGGTCTGGTTTATGCGGAAAGGAAGGAGTTCGACCATGCCATGGATGACTTTAATGAGGCACTGAGGTTGAAGCCGAGGAGTGCCATGGTTTATGCGTATCGCGCTGGAATTTATGCGGCCAGAACGAATTACGATGATGCGCTCAAGGATTGCAACACCGCCGTCAAATTGAGTCCGAGATGGTCGATGCCTTACAACCGACGCGGGGCTCTTTACAGCACCATGGGCCGGGATGACGAGGCGCTGAAGGATTTTAGAGTGGCATTGCAGTTTGGAAAGCGGGATGAGGAGTCGTGCAATAATTTGGCGTGGTTACTTGCGACGAGTCAGGATGCGGCAATACGCAACGGGCAGGAAGCTGTGGACCTCGCGAAGCGGGCGTGCGAATTGACGAAGTGGCAGGAGAACCGCACTCTGGACACACTCGCAAGCGCCTACGCGGAGTGCGGAGATTTTGAGAAGGCAGTCAAATATCAGAAACAGGCATTGGCAACCAAAGATATTCCAAAGGAATCGTTGAAGGTAGAGGAAGGGAGATTGGTCCTGTACGAGAAGCATGAGCCGTATCGCAGAGATCCGAAAAAGAGCGGGAACGACTGA
- a CDS encoding aldo/keto reductase — translation MNKRKLGNSGLEVAPLALGTNVFGWTIDEPTAFKILDAFVAAGLNLLDTADVYSRWAPGNKGGESETIIGNWLKRTGNRSNVIIATKVGMEMAPDKKGLSKAHILRAAEDSLKRLQTDHIDLYQAHQDDPNTPLEETLEAFAQLIKQGKVKAIGASNYTGVRLSQALQVSKQLNLPRYESLQPLYNLYDRAEFEKDLEPVCLQNHLGVICYYSLASGFLTGKYRSQKDLAKSPRGAKAATYLNDRGLRILKALDEVSQRFNSTPARVALAWLIARPSVTAPIASATSLEQLDDLIAATKLQLDQAAIQLLNQASA, via the coding sequence ATGAATAAACGCAAGCTCGGGAATTCAGGATTGGAAGTCGCTCCGCTCGCACTGGGAACCAATGTCTTCGGCTGGACCATCGATGAACCCACCGCCTTCAAAATCCTCGACGCCTTCGTCGCCGCCGGCCTCAACCTCCTCGACACCGCCGACGTCTATTCCCGCTGGGCGCCTGGCAACAAAGGCGGCGAGTCCGAAACCATTATTGGCAATTGGCTCAAACGCACCGGCAACCGCAGCAACGTAATCATCGCCACCAAGGTCGGCATGGAAATGGCCCCGGATAAGAAAGGCCTCTCCAAAGCTCACATCCTTCGCGCCGCCGAGGATTCCCTTAAACGCCTCCAGACCGACCACATCGATCTCTACCAAGCCCATCAGGATGACCCGAACACTCCTCTCGAGGAAACGCTCGAAGCCTTCGCTCAACTTATCAAGCAGGGCAAAGTCAAAGCAATCGGGGCTTCCAATTATACCGGCGTCCGCCTTTCCCAGGCTCTGCAGGTCAGCAAACAACTCAATCTTCCTCGTTATGAAAGCCTGCAACCACTCTACAATCTCTACGACCGCGCTGAATTCGAAAAGGATCTCGAACCTGTCTGCCTGCAAAATCACCTCGGCGTCATCTGTTATTATTCTTTGGCCAGCGGATTCCTCACCGGCAAATATCGTTCACAAAAAGACCTCGCCAAAAGTCCTCGCGGCGCAAAAGCTGCCACCTATTTAAACGATCGCGGCCTGCGCATCCTCAAAGCTCTGGACGAAGTTTCTCAACGCTTCAACTCCACCCCTGCCCGCGTCGCCCTCGCTTGGCTCATCGCCCGTCCCAGTGTCACCGCGCCCATTGCCAGTGCCACCAGCCTGGAACAACTCGACGACCTGATCGCCGCCACCAAACTCCAACTCGATCAAGCCGCCATTCAACTCTTAAACCAGGCCAGTGCCTGA
- a CDS encoding CTP synthase C-terminal region-related (seleno)protein, which yields MQATRIALVGDFNSKVIAHQAINASFALWNSSTAKPIAPIWTGTDTILPGNDSLFTDFQGIWCVPASPYKSIDGALWAIQFARTRSHPFLGTCGGFQHALLEYARNALNLATANHTELDPSTEFPLLHRMQCSLVEKSQIISATGHGRFTSMYGATEGTEAFHCSYGLNPAYENLFQNTPLQITARSEDNEIRAIELTNHPFFLATLFQPERKALTGQLHPLVHSFFSAAASCALKNA from the coding sequence ATGCAGGCAACTCGCATCGCACTCGTCGGTGACTTTAATTCCAAGGTGATCGCCCACCAGGCAATCAATGCCTCTTTCGCTCTCTGGAACTCCTCCACCGCGAAACCTATCGCTCCCATCTGGACCGGCACCGACACCATCCTTCCCGGCAACGATTCATTGTTCACCGATTTCCAAGGCATCTGGTGCGTCCCTGCCAGTCCCTACAAAAGCATCGACGGCGCACTCTGGGCCATCCAATTCGCCCGCACGCGCTCCCATCCCTTCCTCGGCACCTGTGGCGGATTCCAACACGCTCTTTTGGAATACGCGCGTAATGCCCTCAATCTCGCCACAGCCAACCACACCGAGCTCGATCCCTCCACCGAATTTCCCCTGCTCCATCGCATGCAATGCTCGCTGGTCGAAAAATCACAAATCATTTCGGCCACAGGCCATGGTCGCTTTACATCGATGTATGGAGCCACCGAAGGCACTGAAGCTTTCCACTGCAGCTATGGACTGAATCCCGCCTACGAAAATCTTTTTCAAAACACTCCGCTCCAAATCACTGCCCGTTCCGAGGACAACGAAATACGCGCCATCGAATTGACCAACCACCCTTTCTTCCTCGCCACCCTCTTCCAACCCGAACGCAAAGCCCTCACCGGCCAACTCCATCCTCTTGTTCATTCCTTCTTCTCCGCCGCGGCTTCCTGTGCCCTTAAGAATGCTTAG
- a CDS encoding VOC family protein, with translation MEPRISVITLGVTDLPRAIRFYRDGLAFPTKAADDAPIAFFETTGTRFALYPLDKLAEDISPETPRTRGAFSGITLSHNVRARTEVAQVLALAESAGGKILKPAQDVFWGGHSGYFCDPDGHHWEVAWNPHFPLAEDGTLLIS, from the coding sequence ATGGAACCTCGCATCAGCGTCATCACTTTGGGCGTCACCGACCTCCCTCGCGCCATCCGTTTCTACCGCGACGGCCTCGCCTTTCCCACCAAAGCCGCGGACGACGCCCCCATCGCCTTCTTCGAAACCACCGGCACCCGCTTCGCTCTCTACCCGCTAGACAAACTCGCCGAAGACATTTCACCCGAAACGCCCCGCACCCGCGGCGCCTTCAGCGGCATCACCCTCTCGCACAACGTTCGCGCTAGAACTGAAGTCGCCCAAGTCCTCGCCCTCGCGGAATCCGCTGGCGGCAAAATCTTGAAACCTGCGCAGGATGTCTTCTGGGGCGGTCACAGCGGCTACTTCTGTGATCCCGACGGTCATCATTGGGAAGTCGCCTGGAACCCTCACTTTCCCCTCGCCGAGGATGGCACTCTTCTGATTTCCTAG
- a CDS encoding antibiotic biosynthesis monooxygenase family protein, whose product MILEVALLTVREGMNEKFETAFREASSIISSMRGYISHELRPCIEDQHRYALLVQWQTLEDHTVGFRQSPEYQQWRQLLHHFYDPFPTVEHYGPSLI is encoded by the coding sequence ATGATTCTCGAAGTCGCACTGCTCACGGTCCGTGAAGGAATGAACGAAAAATTTGAAACCGCCTTCCGTGAAGCCTCCTCAATCATCTCTTCAATGCGCGGTTACATCTCGCACGAACTCCGGCCCTGCATCGAAGACCAGCATCGTTACGCCCTTCTCGTTCAATGGCAGACTCTCGAAGATCACACAGTCGGCTTCCGTCAATCGCCCGAATACCAGCAATGGCGCCAACTCCTGCACCACTTTTACGATCCCTTTCCAACCGTCGAGCACTACGGCCCCTCGCTCATTTAA
- a CDS encoding DNA translocase FtsK has translation MARKASPEKASTHRGFNDIIGIVLVGFAVLLLVALISYNPRDVSANATPPNHPAHNAIGPFGAWLSYIFLLTFGVSSYVLPFLFVFVGLGCFLEMLSYVRRRWAWTLVIFFCCIGMFDLYRDYLEGLHKKLRVMPGGIIGVNLNNYIFNYFGTTGATIIFMMLYFISILFLTNFQLGAWIRALVNRDKTANGKVSGLATSPAGLTDDEKALEKKARELEKQARKLQEQVDKSKAKEAKELAKDAAKADAKAEPMAAPIGADLKPLPEPTVRDLSVPQAKPLNGKPKKPTAPEPLKSPEPPADAVVISARELSAASSADVLGRKAPTKSEEPAATEMAARVNGEGQPVVDGASAEPEVNIAPAALPSAPKPKLQPKKPKPITVAATPMIGNYQLPPMDFLQYPDMTLKPTESKEELMANARLMQQTLAQFDIEVQLGDITKGPTITRYELHPAPGVKLEKIAGLNNNIAAALKAERINILAPIPGKSSVGVEVPNAVKTKVIMRDLLESEEWANSKARIPLALGKDVYGHPIIADLAEMPHCLIAGSTGSGKSVCINSIIASLLYKFSPDQLRFVMIDPKVVELQQYNALPHLVVPVVTDPKKVILALRWVVNEMEKRYQIFAKVGVRNIKSFNERPKNKPIPTPEPELPLMAKKEKVEPGADGFAVEVDEQIVVPREDDIVIPEKLSYIVVIIDELADLMLVAPADVEMAIARITQMARAAGIHCIVATQRPSVDVITGVIKANIPARIAFQVAAKVDSRTILDAMGADKLLGKGDMLYLPPGSARLIRAQGVLITDQEIQHCVDFIAKQGKPSYEVEIHKQLQKPVSSFDGGGGGESGIDEDEDLIQQCIEVIRSEQKASVSLMQRRLRLGYTRAARIMDELEDRGIVGPSKGAEPRDILIDLDGEGADGGGEASHGK, from the coding sequence ATGGCTAGAAAGGCATCGCCTGAAAAGGCGTCCACACATCGCGGCTTTAATGACATTATCGGCATTGTGCTGGTAGGGTTTGCTGTGCTCCTGCTCGTCGCACTGATTTCCTACAATCCGCGGGACGTCTCGGCCAATGCCACCCCCCCTAACCATCCTGCTCATAACGCGATAGGACCATTTGGCGCCTGGCTTTCCTATATCTTTCTCCTCACCTTCGGTGTCTCCAGCTACGTCCTGCCTTTCCTCTTTGTCTTCGTCGGCCTTGGCTGCTTTCTGGAAATGCTCTCCTACGTCCGCCGCCGCTGGGCATGGACTCTCGTCATTTTCTTCTGTTGCATCGGCATGTTTGATCTTTACAGGGACTACCTCGAAGGCCTGCACAAAAAGCTGCGTGTCATGCCTGGCGGCATCATCGGCGTCAATCTCAACAACTACATCTTCAACTACTTCGGCACTACAGGCGCGACCATCATTTTCATGATGCTGTACTTCATTAGCATCCTGTTCCTCACGAACTTTCAGCTCGGCGCATGGATTCGTGCCCTGGTCAATCGCGACAAAACCGCCAATGGCAAAGTCTCCGGCCTCGCCACCAGCCCCGCTGGCCTGACCGACGATGAAAAGGCTCTGGAGAAAAAGGCTCGTGAGTTGGAAAAGCAAGCTCGTAAACTCCAGGAACAAGTCGATAAATCCAAGGCCAAGGAAGCCAAAGAACTCGCTAAAGATGCCGCCAAAGCTGATGCCAAAGCTGAACCCATGGCTGCCCCAATCGGAGCCGATTTGAAGCCGCTTCCCGAACCGACTGTTCGCGACCTCAGCGTTCCTCAGGCAAAGCCTCTCAACGGCAAGCCCAAAAAGCCGACCGCTCCCGAACCACTCAAGTCCCCTGAACCGCCAGCGGATGCCGTCGTCATTTCTGCCCGCGAACTCTCTGCCGCCTCCTCTGCTGATGTTCTCGGCCGGAAAGCTCCCACAAAATCCGAGGAACCCGCCGCCACTGAAATGGCCGCCAGGGTCAACGGTGAGGGCCAGCCAGTCGTCGACGGCGCTTCCGCTGAACCGGAAGTCAATATTGCTCCCGCAGCTCTCCCTTCCGCGCCCAAGCCCAAGCTGCAGCCCAAAAAGCCCAAGCCCATCACGGTTGCTGCCACGCCGATGATCGGTAACTACCAGTTGCCGCCCATGGATTTCCTGCAATACCCTGACATGACGTTGAAACCCACTGAGTCCAAGGAAGAACTCATGGCCAACGCCCGCCTCATGCAGCAAACACTCGCCCAATTCGATATCGAGGTGCAGCTCGGCGATATCACCAAGGGCCCGACCATCACCCGCTACGAACTCCACCCGGCTCCCGGTGTGAAGCTCGAAAAAATTGCCGGCCTCAATAACAACATCGCCGCGGCTCTCAAAGCCGAACGCATCAATATCCTCGCTCCCATCCCTGGCAAAAGCTCCGTCGGTGTCGAAGTCCCCAACGCCGTGAAGACCAAGGTCATCATGCGCGACCTCCTCGAATCCGAGGAATGGGCCAATTCCAAGGCCCGCATCCCGCTCGCTCTCGGCAAGGACGTCTATGGCCATCCCATCATCGCCGACCTCGCGGAAATGCCACACTGCCTGATCGCCGGCAGCACTGGCTCCGGCAAATCGGTTTGCATCAATTCCATCATCGCCTCGCTGCTTTACAAGTTTTCACCCGATCAACTCCGCTTCGTGATGATCGACCCGAAGGTGGTCGAGTTGCAGCAATACAACGCGCTCCCTCACCTGGTCGTGCCGGTCGTGACCGATCCCAAGAAGGTCATTCTCGCGCTCCGCTGGGTGGTCAACGAAATGGAAAAGCGCTATCAAATCTTCGCCAAGGTCGGCGTGCGTAACATCAAATCCTTTAACGAACGTCCCAAGAATAAACCAATCCCGACACCCGAACCTGAATTGCCGCTCATGGCGAAGAAGGAAAAGGTCGAGCCCGGTGCGGACGGTTTTGCGGTCGAAGTGGATGAACAAATCGTCGTCCCGCGCGAAGACGATATTGTCATTCCGGAAAAACTCTCCTACATCGTCGTCATCATCGACGAGTTGGCCGACCTCATGCTCGTCGCTCCCGCCGACGTCGAAATGGCCATCGCCCGCATCACTCAGATGGCCCGCGCCGCCGGCATCCATTGCATCGTCGCCACGCAACGTCCCAGCGTCGACGTCATCACCGGCGTCATCAAGGCCAACATCCCTGCGCGTATCGCCTTCCAGGTAGCTGCGAAGGTCGACTCCCGCACTATTCTCGATGCCATGGGCGCTGATAAACTCCTCGGCAAAGGTGACATGCTCTACCTCCCGCCCGGCTCCGCCCGTCTCATCCGCGCCCAGGGCGTGCTCATCACCGACCAGGAAATCCAGCATTGCGTGGACTTCATCGCCAAGCAGGGCAAACCGAGCTACGAAGTCGAAATCCATAAACAACTCCAGAAACCCGTCAGCAGCTTCGATGGTGGCGGTGGTGGAGAGAGTGGCATCGATGAAGATGAAGACCTCATCCAGCAATGCATCGAAGTCATCCGCAGCGAACAAAAAGCCAGCGTCTCGCTCATGCAGCGCCGCCTGCGTCTCGGCTACACCCGCGCTGCCCGCATCATGGATGAACTGGAAGACCGCGGCATCGTCGGCCCCAGCAAAGGCGCCGAACCCCGCGACATCCTCATCGACCTCGATGGCGAAGGCGCCGACGGCGGCGGCGAAGCCAGCCACGGTAAATAA
- a CDS encoding GNAT family N-acetyltransferase — protein sequence MKFRLINSLTESQTHDLHQLYQQEWWSKGRSLQEVTTVLAHSDLVFGLCDPTTERLLAFTRLLTDRVFKAILFDVIVHQDHRGEGLGTELMQQVLNHPVVQQVQHVELYCLPERFRLYRSLGFTEELGTLRLMRRSRSA from the coding sequence ATGAAATTTCGTCTCATCAATTCCCTCACGGAAAGCCAGACGCACGACTTGCATCAACTTTACCAGCAGGAATGGTGGTCCAAGGGTCGATCGCTGCAGGAAGTCACCACGGTGCTGGCTCACTCCGACCTGGTCTTTGGGCTTTGCGACCCAACCACCGAACGGCTCCTGGCTTTTACCCGGCTGTTAACTGACCGCGTGTTTAAAGCCATACTCTTTGACGTCATTGTTCATCAGGATCACCGCGGCGAAGGCCTCGGAACTGAACTCATGCAACAAGTCCTCAACCATCCCGTGGTTCAACAAGTGCAGCACGTGGAGCTTTATTGCCTTCCCGAAAGATTTCGCCTCTATCGCTCCCTCGGATTCACCGAGGAACTCGGCACCCTCAGGCTGATGCGTAGAAGTCGCTCCGCCTGA
- the tyrS gene encoding tyrosine--tRNA ligase → MNIYEELEWRGLLADCTDKVELLKRLAAGPITLYAGFDPTGDSLHVGNLVPLLALRRFQLFGHIPIALAGGATGSIGDPSGKTVERQLLTKEVLDTNIASIKVQLRRLLDFDAAANPARLLDNNTWTAPVSYLDFLREVGKHFSVNMMVAKESVRARMEDRETGISYTEFSYMLLQAFDFYHLRKEFNCELQIGGSDQWGNITAGSDLCRKKLSAHVFGLTLPLITNADGSKFGKSVAGAIWVDAKKTSVYRFYQFWINTDDRDVIRYLKFFTFLTQDEITALEQQHTANPGARVAHKALAKAMTDLIHGEQATTEAIRASEILFGGELSGISESTFNDIVGEVPTKDLEKSKLEGAGIPLVELLVHSGLSPSKGQARKDIEGGGVNLNNVREANFQRPVTTSDLLFGKHLLLRKGKKNYTVLTAH, encoded by the coding sequence ATGAATATTTACGAAGAATTGGAATGGCGCGGTCTCCTGGCCGACTGCACGGATAAAGTCGAACTGCTGAAACGGCTCGCTGCCGGCCCCATCACCTTGTACGCCGGTTTCGACCCCACGGGAGACAGCCTCCACGTCGGCAATCTTGTTCCTCTCCTCGCCCTCCGACGTTTCCAACTCTTTGGCCATATTCCCATCGCACTCGCTGGCGGCGCAACCGGTTCCATCGGCGACCCCAGCGGCAAAACCGTCGAACGCCAGCTTCTCACCAAGGAAGTGCTCGACACCAATATCGCCAGTATCAAGGTCCAACTCCGCCGCTTGCTCGATTTCGATGCCGCGGCCAATCCCGCCCGCCTGCTCGACAACAACACCTGGACCGCTCCCGTCAGTTACCTGGATTTTCTTCGCGAAGTCGGCAAGCATTTCTCGGTAAACATGATGGTTGCCAAGGAAAGCGTTCGCGCCCGCATGGAAGACCGCGAAACCGGCATCAGCTACACCGAGTTCAGCTACATGCTGCTCCAAGCCTTCGATTTCTATCATCTCCGCAAGGAATTCAATTGCGAACTCCAAATCGGCGGCAGCGATCAATGGGGCAACATCACCGCCGGCAGCGATCTCTGCCGCAAAAAGCTCAGCGCTCACGTCTTCGGCCTCACCCTCCCGCTGATCACCAATGCCGACGGCTCCAAGTTCGGCAAAAGCGTCGCCGGTGCCATCTGGGTCGATGCCAAAAAAACCAGCGTCTATCGCTTCTACCAATTCTGGATTAATACCGATGACCGCGATGTCATTCGTTACCTGAAATTCTTTACCTTCCTGACGCAGGACGAAATCACAGCGCTGGAGCAACAGCACACTGCGAATCCAGGCGCTCGTGTAGCTCACAAAGCCCTGGCCAAAGCCATGACCGATCTCATCCACGGTGAACAGGCCACAACCGAAGCCATCCGTGCCAGTGAAATTCTGTTTGGCGGCGAACTCTCCGGCATTTCCGAATCCACCTTCAACGACATCGTCGGCGAAGTCCCCACCAAGGACCTCGAGAAATCCAAACTCGAAGGTGCTGGCATCCCGCTCGTCGAACTCCTCGTCCACTCCGGCCTCAGTCCTTCCAAAGGCCAGGCCCGAAAAGACATCGAAGGCGGCGGCGTCAACCTGAACAACGTTCGCGAAGCCAACTTCCAACGCCCCGTCACCACCAGCGATCTCCTCTTCGGCAAACACCTCCTCCTGCGCAAAGGCAAAAAGAACTACACCGTCCTCACCGCCCATTGA